The following proteins are co-located in the Apium graveolens cultivar Ventura chromosome 5, ASM990537v1, whole genome shotgun sequence genome:
- the LOC141659159 gene encoding cullin-1 → MNERKTIDLDNGWEFMQKGITKLKKILEGQPEPQFSSEDYMMLYTTIYNMCTQKPPHDYSQQLYDKYREAFEEYITSTVLPSLREKHDEFMLRELVNRWTNHKVMVRWLSRFFHYLDRYFIARRSLPALHEVGLTCFRDLVYQELKVKVRDAVISLIDQEREGEQIDRALLKNVLDIFVEIGMSQMDQYENDFEEAMLTDTAAYYSRKASNWILEDSCPDYMLKAEECLRREKDRVSHYLHFSSEPKLLEKVQHELLSVYATQLLEKEHSGCHALLRDDKVDDLSRMYRLFSKIPKGLDPVSYIFKQHVTNEGMALVKQAEDAASNKKAEKRDVVSLQEQVFVRKIIELHDKYLAYVNDCFTNHTLFHKALKEAFEIFCNKGVAGSSNAELLATFCDNILKKGGSEKLSDEAIEETLEKVVKLLAYISDKDLFAEFYRKKLARRLLFDKSANDEHERSILTKLKQQCGGQFTSKMEGMVTDLTLAKENQSSFEEYLGNNANVNPGIDLTVTVLTTGFWPSYKSFDLNLPAEMVKCVEVFREFYQTKTKHRKLTWIYSLGTCNINGKFEPKTIELIVTTYQASALLLFNTSDRLSYQEIMTQLNLSDDDVVRLLHSLSCAKYKILTKEPNNKTISPTDYFEFNSKFTDKMRRIKIPLPPVDEKKKVIEDVDKDRRYAIDASIVRIMKSRKVLGYQQLVMECVEQLGRMFKPDVKAIKKRIEDLITRDYLERDKDNANLFRYLA, encoded by the exons ATGAACGAGCGGAAGACTATCGATTTGGATAATGGATGGGAATTTATGCAGAAAGGGATCACTAAGTTGAAGAAGATTCTCGAAGGTCAACCTGAGCCTCAGTTTAGCTCCGAGGACTATATGATGCTTTACAC AACTATCTATAATATGTGTACGCAGAAGCCTCCACATGATTATTCTCAACAGCTGTATGACAAGTACCGTGAGGCCTTTGAGGAGTACATAACTTCAACT GTCCTGCCTTCTTTACGAGAGAAGCATGATGAGTTTATGTTGAGAGAGCTCGTGAATAGATGGACAAACCATAAAGTCATGGTCAGGTGGCTTTCTCGATTCTTTCACTATCTTGATCGGTACTTCATTGCGAGGAGGTCACTTCCTGCACTTCATGAAGTTGGACTCACGTGCTTCCGGGATCTG GTCTATCAGGAGCTGAAAGTTAAAGTGAGGGATGCTGTAATATCTCTG ATCGATCAAGAGCGTGAGGGGGAACAGATTGACCGAGCTTTATTAAAGAacgtgttagatatatttgttgAAATCGGAATGAGTCAAATGGATCAATATGAGAATGACTTTGAAGAAGCCATGCTCACTGATACTGCTGCTTACTATTCTCGAAAAGCTTCAAACTGGATCCTTGAAGATTCTTGTCCTGATTATATGTTAAAG GCAGAAGAATGTTTGCGACGAGAGAAGGACAGGGTTTCCCACTACCTACATTTTAGTAGCGAGCCAAAGTTGCTTGAG AAAGTGCAACATGAGCTGCTATCTGTGTATGCAACCCAATTACTCGAGAAGGAACATTCTGGTTGTCATGCATTGCTTAGGGATGACAAG GTGGATGATTTGTCTAGGATGTACAGACTCTTCTCGAAAATACCTAAAGGCCTGGATCCagtttcttatatttttaagcaG CATGTTACAAATGAAGGGATGGCATTGGTTAAACAAGCAGAAGATGCAGCAAGCAACAAGAAG GCAGAAAAGAGAGACGTGGTTAGTTTACAGGAGCAG GTTTTTGTTAGAAAAATTATTGAATTACATGACAAATACCTCGCCTATGTGAATGACTGCTTTACAAACCATACTCTTTTCCATAAG GCTCTCAAGGAGGCTTTTGAAATCTTTTGCAACAAGGGTGTTGCTGGAAGCTCTAATGCTGAACTACTTGCTACTTTCTGTGATAACATCCTCAAAAAGGGTGGGAGTGAGAAATTAAGTGATGAGGCTATTGAAGAAACACTTGAGAAG GTAGTAAAATTGTTAGCTTACATTAGCGATAAAGACTTGTTCGCTGAATTTTACAG AAAAAAGCTTGCACGGAGACTTCTCTTTGATAAGAGTGCAAATGACGAGCATGAACGAAGTATTTTGACTAAACTAAAGCAACAGTGCGGTGGTCAGTTCACATCGAAAATGGAGGGGATG GTCACAGATTTGACTTTGGCTAAAGAAAATCAATCCAGCTTTGAGGAGTATCTGGGAAATAATGCCAATGTGAATCCTGGCATTGACTTGACGGTTACTGTTCTGACCACTGGCTTCTGGCCTAGTTATAAATCCTTCGATCTCAACCTTCCTGCTGAGATG GTCAAGTGCGTTGAAGTATTTAGAGAATTTTATCAAACAAAAACGAAGCATAGAAAGCTCACATGGATATATTCTCTGGGTACTTGTAATATCAATGGAAAATTTGAACCCAAAACCATTGAGCTGATTGTGACAACCTACCAG GCCTCTGCTCTCCTGTTATTTAATACTTCTGATAGGTTGAGTTATCAAGAAATCATGACTCAGTTAAATTTGTCGGATGATGATGTTGTTCGCCTGCTTCATTCCCTTTCATGTGCCAAGTATAAAATTCTTACTAAAGAGCCGAACAACAAAACAATTTCCCCTACGGATTACTTTGAGTTCAACTCCAAGTTCACTGACAAAATGAGGAGAATTAAG ATTCCACTACCTCCAGTTGATGAGAAGAAAAAGGTAATTGAAGATGTTGACAAGGACCGGCGATATGCCATTGATGCATCTATTGTCCGCATTATGAAGAGCCGTAAAGTTTTGGGCTACCAACAATTGGTTATGGAATGTGTTGAGCAATTGGGACGCATGTTTAAG CCTGATGTCAAAGCAATTAAGAAGAGAATCGAAGATTTAATAACGCGTGATTATCTGGAAAGAGACAAGGATAATGCCAACCTTTTCAGATATTTGGCATGA